Proteins co-encoded in one Podarcis muralis chromosome 12, rPodMur119.hap1.1, whole genome shotgun sequence genomic window:
- the SLC4A7 gene encoding sodium bicarbonate cotransporter 3 isoform X17: MEEERSGEQMRPLLTTITQGDGRSSFLKEGHDEEAVVDTGKISSTINTNFEKEELESHRAVYIGVHVPFGKQGRRRHRHRGHKHHRRRKEKETDKEDGRESPSYDTPSQRVQFILGTEDDDEEHIPHDLFTEMDELCFREGEEYEWKETARWLKFEEDVEDGGDRWSKPYVATLSLHSLFELRSCILNGTVMLDMRASTLDEIADMVLDNMIASGHLDESMRDNVREALLKRHHHQNEKKFTNRIPLVRSFADIGLLASPQSAPGNLDIGKSGELKSSGTGGSRENSTVDFSKVDMNFMRKIPIGAEASNVLVGEVDFLERPIIAFVRLAPAVLLSGLTEVPVPTRFLFLLLGPAGKAPQYHEIGRSIATLMTDDVFHDVAYKAKDRNDLLSGIDEFLDQVTVLPPGEWDPSIRIEPPKSVPSQEKRKIPKFPNGAASPGESLEEGHHAGPELQRTGRLFGGLILDIKRKAPFFLSDFKDALSLQCLASILFLYCACMSPVITFGGLLGEATEGRISAIESLFGASLTGIAYSLFAGQPLTILGSTGPVLVFEKILFKFCKDYGLSYLSLRTSIGLWTAFLCILLVATDASSLVCYITRFTEEAFAALICIIFIYEALEKLFQLGETYEFNRHNDLNKLTFYSCVCAEPPDPTNETVAQWMTANKSVDTIPWSNLTVKQCTELHGVFVGSACGHHGPYFPDVLFWSVILFFTTFFLSSFLKQFKTKRYFPTKVRSTISDFAVFLTIVIMVLIDYLVGVPSPKLHVPEKFEPTRSDRGWLIDPLGPNPWWTLVIAAVPALLCTILIFMDQQITAVIINRKEHKLKKGGGYHLDLLMVGMMLGICSIMGLPWFVAATVLSISHVNSLKVESECSAPGEQPKFLGIREQRVTGLMIFVLMGLSVFMTSVLKFIPMPVLYGVFLYMGASSLKGIQFFDRIKLFGMPAKHQPDLIYLRYVPLWKVHVFTVVQLTCLVLLWAIKASAAAVVFPMMVLALVFIRKLLDLCFTKRELSWLDDLMPESKKKKEDDKKKKAKEEAERMFQTVDSETIHLPYDRGDVLEIPVKALKYSVDPSVVNISDEMAKTAQWKALSMNTENAKVTRSNLSSEKEECVKIDMENTPETKYVDAETSL, encoded by the exons ACACACCATCCCAGAGGGTACAATTTATCCTGGGTACCGAGGATGATGATGAAGAACACATTCCCCACGATCTATTCACTGAAATGGATGAACTTTGCTTTAGAGAAGGAGAAGAATATGAATGGAAAGAAACTGCCAG ATGGCTAAAATTTGAAGAAGATGTTGAAGATGGTGGTGATAGGTGGAGCAAACCTTATGTGGCTACCCTGTCTCTGCACAGTCTCTTTGAACTGAGAAGCTGTATCTTAAACGGGACAGTCATGTTGGATATGAGAGCCAGtacgctggatgaaatagcag ATATGGTATTGGATAACATGATAGCTTCTGGTCACCTGGATGAATCAATGAGAGACAATGTCAGAGAAGCTCTTCTGAAGAGGCACCATCATCAGAATGAAAAAAAATTCACTAATCGGATTCCCCTTGTCCGATCCTTTGCAGATATAG GACTTCTTGCATCACCACAATCTGCACCCGGTAATTTGGACATTGGAAAAAGTGGAGAACTTAAAAGCAGTGGAACAGGGGGGAGTAGAGAAAACAGCACTGTTGATTTCAGCAAG GTAGATATGAATTTTATGAGGAAGATTCCCATAGGTGCAGAGGCATCAAATGTGTTGGTGGGAGAAGTGGATTTTTTGGAGAGACCAATTATTGCTTTTGTGAGGCTGGCCCCCGCTGTACTTCTCTCAGGCCTTACAGAAGTTCCTGTTCCTACCCG attcctttttcttttgctgggTCCAGCAGGCAAAGCGCCCCAATACCATGAGATTGGTCGATCAATAGCAACACTTATGACAGATGAC GTTTTCCATGATGTTGCTTATAAAGCTAAAGACCGAAATGATCTGCTCTCTGGAATCGATGAATTTTTAGATCAAGTAACAGTTCTGCCTCCAGGAGAGTGGGATCCATCTATTCGAATTGAGCCACCCAAAAGTGTTCCTTCTCAG GAAAAACGGAAGATACCTAAATTTCCAAATGGAGCTGCTTCTCCAGGAGAGTCTCTTGAAGAAGGCCATCATGCTGGACCTGAACTACAGAGGACTGGAAG GCTTTTTGGTGGTTTGATACTTGACATCAAAAGGAAAGCACCTTTTTTCTTGAGTGACTTCAAGGATGCATTAAGTCTGCAGTGCCTGGCCTCGATTCTTTTCCTATACTGTGCCTGTATGTCTCCTGTAATCACTTTTGGAGGGCTCCTTGGAGAAGCTACAGAAGGCAGAATA AGTGCAATAGAATCTTTATTTGGAGCATCATTAACTGGGATTGCCTATTCACTATTTGCTGGGCAACCTCTGACAATATTGGGGAGCACTGGACCTGTCCTAGTATTTgagaaaatattatttaaattctGCAA GGACTATGGACTTTCTTATCTCTCTCTACGAACCAGCATTGGTCTGTGGACagcatttttatgcatattgttagTGGCAACTGATGCAAGCAGCCTTGTGTGTTACATCACTCGATTTACCGAGGAGGCTTTTGCTGCTCTTATTTGCATAATATTCATATATGAAGCACTGGAAAAGCTTTTTCAATTGGGAGAAACTTATGAATTCAACAGGCACAATGACCTGAATAAATTGACATTCTATTC ATGTGTGTGTGCAGAGCCTCCAGACCCCACCAATGAAACAGTAGCGCAGTGGATGACAGCCAACAAATCTGTGGATACTATACCATGGTCTAACCTCACAGTTAAA CAATGTACAGAACTTCACGGCGTGTTTGTTGGATCAGCCTGCGGCCACCATGGTCCATATTTCCCAGATGTTCTTTTTTGGTCCGTCATACTGTTCTTTACAAcgtttttcctttcctctttcctcaaGCAGTTCAAGACCAAACGCTATTTCCCCACTAAG GTGCGGTCTACAATAAGTGATTTTGCTGTATTTTTGACAATAGTgatcatggttctcattgattaTCTTGTTGGAGTTCCTTCTCCTAAACTTCATGTGCCTGAAAAATTTGAA CCCACACGAAGTGATCGAGGATGGCTCATAGATCCGCTAGGACCTAATCCTTGGTGGACGCTTGTAATAGCTGCAGTTCCTGCTTTACTCTGCACCATTCTTATTTTTATGGACCAGCAAATTACAGCAGTTATCATAAACAGGAAAGAACATAAACTCAAG AAAGGTGGTGGATATCATCTCGATCTGCTCATGGTTGGCATGATGTTAGGTATATGCTCAATTATGGGCTTGCCTTGGTTTGTGGCTGCAACTGTTCTTTCTATAAGTCATGTCAACAGTTTAAAAGTAGAATCCGAGTGTTCTGCTCCTGGGGAGCAGCCAAAGTTCCTGGGAATTCGTGAGCAGAGAGTGACAGGATTAATGATCTTTGTGTTGATGGGGCTGTCTGTATTTATGACATCTGTATTAAag TTTATTCCAATGCCCGTTTTATATGGTGTTTTTCTTTACATGGGAGCATCCTCACTAAAAGGCATCCAG TTTTTTGACCGTATCAAATTGTTTGGAATGCCGGCCAAACATCAGCCTGATTTGATCTATCTGCGTTACGTGCCGCTCTGGAAGGTTCATGTATTTACGGTAGTTCAACTCACCTGTCTCGTTCTTTTGTGGGCAATTAaagcatctgctgctgctgttgtttttcctatGATG GTTTTAGCTCTAGTTTTCATTCGCAAACTTTTGGATTTGTGTTTCACCAAACGGGAGCTCAGTTGGCTTGATGACCTTATGCCagaaagcaagaagaagaaggaagatgacaaaaagaaaaaagcaaaggaa GAAGCTGAACGAATGTTTCAGACAGTGGACAGTGAAACTATACACCTTCCATATGACAGAGGCGATGTGTTAGAGATTCCCGTGAAAGCTCTAAAATACAG CGTTGATCCTTCTGTTGTAAACATATCAGATGAAATGGCCAAAACTGCACAGTGGAAGGCTCTTTCCATGAACACAGAGAATGCCAAAGTAACAAGATCTAACTTGAG CTCTGAAAAAGAAGAGTGTGTGAAAATAGACATGGAAAATACTCCTGAAACAAAGTATGTAGATGCTGAAACCTCATTATAG
- the SLC4A7 gene encoding sodium bicarbonate cotransporter 3 isoform X16, producing MEEERSGEQMRPLLTTITQGDGRSSFLKEGHDEEAVVDTGKISSTINTNFEKEELESHRAVYIGVHVPFGKQGRRRHRHRGHKHHRRRKEKETDKEDGRESPSYDTPSQRVQFILGTEDDDEEHIPHDLFTEMDELCFREGEEYEWKETARWLKFEEDVEDGGDRWSKPYVATLSLHSLFELRSCILNGTVMLDMRASTLDEIADMVLDNMIASGHLDESMRDNVREALLKRHHHQNEKKFTNRIPLVRSFADIGKKHSDPLLLERNGLLASPQSAPGNLDIGKSGELKSSGTGGSRENSTVDFSKVDMNFMRKIPIGAEASNVLVGEVDFLERPIIAFVRLAPAVLLSGLTEVPVPTRFLFLLLGPAGKAPQYHEIGRSIATLMTDDVFHDVAYKAKDRNDLLSGIDEFLDQVTVLPPGEWDPSIRIEPPKSVPSQEKRKIPKFPNGAASPGESLEEGHHAGPELQRTGRLFGGLILDIKRKAPFFLSDFKDALSLQCLASILFLYCACMSPVITFGGLLGEATEGRISAIESLFGASLTGIAYSLFAGQPLTILGSTGPVLVFEKILFKFCKDYGLSYLSLRTSIGLWTAFLCILLVATDASSLVCYITRFTEEAFAALICIIFIYEALEKLFQLGETYEFNRHNDLNKLTFYSCVCAEPPDPTNETVAQWMTANKSVDTIPWSNLTVKQCTELHGVFVGSACGHHGPYFPDVLFWSVILFFTTFFLSSFLKQFKTKRYFPTKVRSTISDFAVFLTIVIMVLIDYLVGVPSPKLHVPEKFEPTRSDRGWLIDPLGPNPWWTLVIAAVPALLCTILIFMDQQITAVIINRKEHKLKKGGGYHLDLLMVGMMLGICSIMGLPWFVAATVLSISHVNSLKVESECSAPGEQPKFLGIREQRVTGLMIFVLMGLSVFMTSVLKFIPMPVLYGVFLYMGASSLKGIQFFDRIKLFGMPAKHQPDLIYLRYVPLWKVHVFTVVQLTCLVLLWAIKASAAAVVFPMMVLALVFIRKLLDLCFTKRELSWLDDLMPESKKKKEDDKKKKAKEEAERMFQTVDSETIHLPYDRGDVLEIPVKALKYSVDPSVVNISDEMAKTAQWKALSMNTENAKVTRSNLSSEKEECVKIDMENTPETKYVDAETSL from the exons ACACACCATCCCAGAGGGTACAATTTATCCTGGGTACCGAGGATGATGATGAAGAACACATTCCCCACGATCTATTCACTGAAATGGATGAACTTTGCTTTAGAGAAGGAGAAGAATATGAATGGAAAGAAACTGCCAG ATGGCTAAAATTTGAAGAAGATGTTGAAGATGGTGGTGATAGGTGGAGCAAACCTTATGTGGCTACCCTGTCTCTGCACAGTCTCTTTGAACTGAGAAGCTGTATCTTAAACGGGACAGTCATGTTGGATATGAGAGCCAGtacgctggatgaaatagcag ATATGGTATTGGATAACATGATAGCTTCTGGTCACCTGGATGAATCAATGAGAGACAATGTCAGAGAAGCTCTTCTGAAGAGGCACCATCATCAGAATGAAAAAAAATTCACTAATCGGATTCCCCTTGTCCGATCCTTTGCAGATATAGGCAAGAAACATTCTGACCCTCTCTTGCTTGAAAGAAATG GACTTCTTGCATCACCACAATCTGCACCCGGTAATTTGGACATTGGAAAAAGTGGAGAACTTAAAAGCAGTGGAACAGGGGGGAGTAGAGAAAACAGCACTGTTGATTTCAGCAAG GTAGATATGAATTTTATGAGGAAGATTCCCATAGGTGCAGAGGCATCAAATGTGTTGGTGGGAGAAGTGGATTTTTTGGAGAGACCAATTATTGCTTTTGTGAGGCTGGCCCCCGCTGTACTTCTCTCAGGCCTTACAGAAGTTCCTGTTCCTACCCG attcctttttcttttgctgggTCCAGCAGGCAAAGCGCCCCAATACCATGAGATTGGTCGATCAATAGCAACACTTATGACAGATGAC GTTTTCCATGATGTTGCTTATAAAGCTAAAGACCGAAATGATCTGCTCTCTGGAATCGATGAATTTTTAGATCAAGTAACAGTTCTGCCTCCAGGAGAGTGGGATCCATCTATTCGAATTGAGCCACCCAAAAGTGTTCCTTCTCAG GAAAAACGGAAGATACCTAAATTTCCAAATGGAGCTGCTTCTCCAGGAGAGTCTCTTGAAGAAGGCCATCATGCTGGACCTGAACTACAGAGGACTGGAAG GCTTTTTGGTGGTTTGATACTTGACATCAAAAGGAAAGCACCTTTTTTCTTGAGTGACTTCAAGGATGCATTAAGTCTGCAGTGCCTGGCCTCGATTCTTTTCCTATACTGTGCCTGTATGTCTCCTGTAATCACTTTTGGAGGGCTCCTTGGAGAAGCTACAGAAGGCAGAATA AGTGCAATAGAATCTTTATTTGGAGCATCATTAACTGGGATTGCCTATTCACTATTTGCTGGGCAACCTCTGACAATATTGGGGAGCACTGGACCTGTCCTAGTATTTgagaaaatattatttaaattctGCAA GGACTATGGACTTTCTTATCTCTCTCTACGAACCAGCATTGGTCTGTGGACagcatttttatgcatattgttagTGGCAACTGATGCAAGCAGCCTTGTGTGTTACATCACTCGATTTACCGAGGAGGCTTTTGCTGCTCTTATTTGCATAATATTCATATATGAAGCACTGGAAAAGCTTTTTCAATTGGGAGAAACTTATGAATTCAACAGGCACAATGACCTGAATAAATTGACATTCTATTC ATGTGTGTGTGCAGAGCCTCCAGACCCCACCAATGAAACAGTAGCGCAGTGGATGACAGCCAACAAATCTGTGGATACTATACCATGGTCTAACCTCACAGTTAAA CAATGTACAGAACTTCACGGCGTGTTTGTTGGATCAGCCTGCGGCCACCATGGTCCATATTTCCCAGATGTTCTTTTTTGGTCCGTCATACTGTTCTTTACAAcgtttttcctttcctctttcctcaaGCAGTTCAAGACCAAACGCTATTTCCCCACTAAG GTGCGGTCTACAATAAGTGATTTTGCTGTATTTTTGACAATAGTgatcatggttctcattgattaTCTTGTTGGAGTTCCTTCTCCTAAACTTCATGTGCCTGAAAAATTTGAA CCCACACGAAGTGATCGAGGATGGCTCATAGATCCGCTAGGACCTAATCCTTGGTGGACGCTTGTAATAGCTGCAGTTCCTGCTTTACTCTGCACCATTCTTATTTTTATGGACCAGCAAATTACAGCAGTTATCATAAACAGGAAAGAACATAAACTCAAG AAAGGTGGTGGATATCATCTCGATCTGCTCATGGTTGGCATGATGTTAGGTATATGCTCAATTATGGGCTTGCCTTGGTTTGTGGCTGCAACTGTTCTTTCTATAAGTCATGTCAACAGTTTAAAAGTAGAATCCGAGTGTTCTGCTCCTGGGGAGCAGCCAAAGTTCCTGGGAATTCGTGAGCAGAGAGTGACAGGATTAATGATCTTTGTGTTGATGGGGCTGTCTGTATTTATGACATCTGTATTAAag TTTATTCCAATGCCCGTTTTATATGGTGTTTTTCTTTACATGGGAGCATCCTCACTAAAAGGCATCCAG TTTTTTGACCGTATCAAATTGTTTGGAATGCCGGCCAAACATCAGCCTGATTTGATCTATCTGCGTTACGTGCCGCTCTGGAAGGTTCATGTATTTACGGTAGTTCAACTCACCTGTCTCGTTCTTTTGTGGGCAATTAaagcatctgctgctgctgttgtttttcctatGATG GTTTTAGCTCTAGTTTTCATTCGCAAACTTTTGGATTTGTGTTTCACCAAACGGGAGCTCAGTTGGCTTGATGACCTTATGCCagaaagcaagaagaagaaggaagatgacaaaaagaaaaaagcaaaggaa GAAGCTGAACGAATGTTTCAGACAGTGGACAGTGAAACTATACACCTTCCATATGACAGAGGCGATGTGTTAGAGATTCCCGTGAAAGCTCTAAAATACAG CGTTGATCCTTCTGTTGTAAACATATCAGATGAAATGGCCAAAACTGCACAGTGGAAGGCTCTTTCCATGAACACAGAGAATGCCAAAGTAACAAGATCTAACTTGAG CTCTGAAAAAGAAGAGTGTGTGAAAATAGACATGGAAAATACTCCTGAAACAAAGTATGTAGATGCTGAAACCTCATTATAG
- the SLC4A7 gene encoding sodium bicarbonate cotransporter 3 isoform X15 yields MEEERSGEQMRPLLTTITQGDGRSSFLKEGHDEEAVVDTGKISSTINTNFEKEELESHRAVYIGVHVPFGKQGRRRHRHRGHKHHRRRKEKETDKEDGRESPSYDTPSQRVQFILGTEDDDEEHIPHDLFTEMDELCFREGEEYEWKETARWLKFEEDVEDGGDRWSKPYVATLSLHSLFELRSCILNGTVMLDMRASTLDEIADMVLDNMIASGHLDESMRDNVREALLKRHHHQNEKKFTNRIPLVRSFADIGLLASPQSAPGNLDIGKSGELKSSGTGGSRENSTVDFSKESASWHCSCGTLGVGLKRPAVDMNFMRKIPIGAEASNVLVGEVDFLERPIIAFVRLAPAVLLSGLTEVPVPTRFLFLLLGPAGKAPQYHEIGRSIATLMTDDVFHDVAYKAKDRNDLLSGIDEFLDQVTVLPPGEWDPSIRIEPPKSVPSQEKRKIPKFPNGAASPGESLEEGHHAGPELQRTGRLFGGLILDIKRKAPFFLSDFKDALSLQCLASILFLYCACMSPVITFGGLLGEATEGRISAIESLFGASLTGIAYSLFAGQPLTILGSTGPVLVFEKILFKFCKDYGLSYLSLRTSIGLWTAFLCILLVATDASSLVCYITRFTEEAFAALICIIFIYEALEKLFQLGETYEFNRHNDLNKLTFYSCVCAEPPDPTNETVAQWMTANKSVDTIPWSNLTVKQCTELHGVFVGSACGHHGPYFPDVLFWSVILFFTTFFLSSFLKQFKTKRYFPTKVRSTISDFAVFLTIVIMVLIDYLVGVPSPKLHVPEKFEPTRSDRGWLIDPLGPNPWWTLVIAAVPALLCTILIFMDQQITAVIINRKEHKLKKGGGYHLDLLMVGMMLGICSIMGLPWFVAATVLSISHVNSLKVESECSAPGEQPKFLGIREQRVTGLMIFVLMGLSVFMTSVLKFIPMPVLYGVFLYMGASSLKGIQFFDRIKLFGMPAKHQPDLIYLRYVPLWKVHVFTVVQLTCLVLLWAIKASAAAVVFPMMVLALVFIRKLLDLCFTKRELSWLDDLMPESKKKKEDDKKKKAKEEAERMFQTVDSETIHLPYDRGDVLEIPVKALKYSVDPSVVNISDEMAKTAQWKALSMNTENAKVTRSNLSSEKEECVKIDMENTPETKYVDAETSL; encoded by the exons ACACACCATCCCAGAGGGTACAATTTATCCTGGGTACCGAGGATGATGATGAAGAACACATTCCCCACGATCTATTCACTGAAATGGATGAACTTTGCTTTAGAGAAGGAGAAGAATATGAATGGAAAGAAACTGCCAG ATGGCTAAAATTTGAAGAAGATGTTGAAGATGGTGGTGATAGGTGGAGCAAACCTTATGTGGCTACCCTGTCTCTGCACAGTCTCTTTGAACTGAGAAGCTGTATCTTAAACGGGACAGTCATGTTGGATATGAGAGCCAGtacgctggatgaaatagcag ATATGGTATTGGATAACATGATAGCTTCTGGTCACCTGGATGAATCAATGAGAGACAATGTCAGAGAAGCTCTTCTGAAGAGGCACCATCATCAGAATGAAAAAAAATTCACTAATCGGATTCCCCTTGTCCGATCCTTTGCAGATATAG GACTTCTTGCATCACCACAATCTGCACCCGGTAATTTGGACATTGGAAAAAGTGGAGAACTTAAAAGCAGTGGAACAGGGGGGAGTAGAGAAAACAGCACTGTTGATTTCAGCAAG GAGTCTGCCTCCTGGCACTGTAGTTGTGGCACACTTGGTGTGGGACTCAAGAGGCCAGCT GTAGATATGAATTTTATGAGGAAGATTCCCATAGGTGCAGAGGCATCAAATGTGTTGGTGGGAGAAGTGGATTTTTTGGAGAGACCAATTATTGCTTTTGTGAGGCTGGCCCCCGCTGTACTTCTCTCAGGCCTTACAGAAGTTCCTGTTCCTACCCG attcctttttcttttgctgggTCCAGCAGGCAAAGCGCCCCAATACCATGAGATTGGTCGATCAATAGCAACACTTATGACAGATGAC GTTTTCCATGATGTTGCTTATAAAGCTAAAGACCGAAATGATCTGCTCTCTGGAATCGATGAATTTTTAGATCAAGTAACAGTTCTGCCTCCAGGAGAGTGGGATCCATCTATTCGAATTGAGCCACCCAAAAGTGTTCCTTCTCAG GAAAAACGGAAGATACCTAAATTTCCAAATGGAGCTGCTTCTCCAGGAGAGTCTCTTGAAGAAGGCCATCATGCTGGACCTGAACTACAGAGGACTGGAAG GCTTTTTGGTGGTTTGATACTTGACATCAAAAGGAAAGCACCTTTTTTCTTGAGTGACTTCAAGGATGCATTAAGTCTGCAGTGCCTGGCCTCGATTCTTTTCCTATACTGTGCCTGTATGTCTCCTGTAATCACTTTTGGAGGGCTCCTTGGAGAAGCTACAGAAGGCAGAATA AGTGCAATAGAATCTTTATTTGGAGCATCATTAACTGGGATTGCCTATTCACTATTTGCTGGGCAACCTCTGACAATATTGGGGAGCACTGGACCTGTCCTAGTATTTgagaaaatattatttaaattctGCAA GGACTATGGACTTTCTTATCTCTCTCTACGAACCAGCATTGGTCTGTGGACagcatttttatgcatattgttagTGGCAACTGATGCAAGCAGCCTTGTGTGTTACATCACTCGATTTACCGAGGAGGCTTTTGCTGCTCTTATTTGCATAATATTCATATATGAAGCACTGGAAAAGCTTTTTCAATTGGGAGAAACTTATGAATTCAACAGGCACAATGACCTGAATAAATTGACATTCTATTC ATGTGTGTGTGCAGAGCCTCCAGACCCCACCAATGAAACAGTAGCGCAGTGGATGACAGCCAACAAATCTGTGGATACTATACCATGGTCTAACCTCACAGTTAAA CAATGTACAGAACTTCACGGCGTGTTTGTTGGATCAGCCTGCGGCCACCATGGTCCATATTTCCCAGATGTTCTTTTTTGGTCCGTCATACTGTTCTTTACAAcgtttttcctttcctctttcctcaaGCAGTTCAAGACCAAACGCTATTTCCCCACTAAG GTGCGGTCTACAATAAGTGATTTTGCTGTATTTTTGACAATAGTgatcatggttctcattgattaTCTTGTTGGAGTTCCTTCTCCTAAACTTCATGTGCCTGAAAAATTTGAA CCCACACGAAGTGATCGAGGATGGCTCATAGATCCGCTAGGACCTAATCCTTGGTGGACGCTTGTAATAGCTGCAGTTCCTGCTTTACTCTGCACCATTCTTATTTTTATGGACCAGCAAATTACAGCAGTTATCATAAACAGGAAAGAACATAAACTCAAG AAAGGTGGTGGATATCATCTCGATCTGCTCATGGTTGGCATGATGTTAGGTATATGCTCAATTATGGGCTTGCCTTGGTTTGTGGCTGCAACTGTTCTTTCTATAAGTCATGTCAACAGTTTAAAAGTAGAATCCGAGTGTTCTGCTCCTGGGGAGCAGCCAAAGTTCCTGGGAATTCGTGAGCAGAGAGTGACAGGATTAATGATCTTTGTGTTGATGGGGCTGTCTGTATTTATGACATCTGTATTAAag TTTATTCCAATGCCCGTTTTATATGGTGTTTTTCTTTACATGGGAGCATCCTCACTAAAAGGCATCCAG TTTTTTGACCGTATCAAATTGTTTGGAATGCCGGCCAAACATCAGCCTGATTTGATCTATCTGCGTTACGTGCCGCTCTGGAAGGTTCATGTATTTACGGTAGTTCAACTCACCTGTCTCGTTCTTTTGTGGGCAATTAaagcatctgctgctgctgttgtttttcctatGATG GTTTTAGCTCTAGTTTTCATTCGCAAACTTTTGGATTTGTGTTTCACCAAACGGGAGCTCAGTTGGCTTGATGACCTTATGCCagaaagcaagaagaagaaggaagatgacaaaaagaaaaaagcaaaggaa GAAGCTGAACGAATGTTTCAGACAGTGGACAGTGAAACTATACACCTTCCATATGACAGAGGCGATGTGTTAGAGATTCCCGTGAAAGCTCTAAAATACAG CGTTGATCCTTCTGTTGTAAACATATCAGATGAAATGGCCAAAACTGCACAGTGGAAGGCTCTTTCCATGAACACAGAGAATGCCAAAGTAACAAGATCTAACTTGAG CTCTGAAAAAGAAGAGTGTGTGAAAATAGACATGGAAAATACTCCTGAAACAAAGTATGTAGATGCTGAAACCTCATTATAG